The following proteins are encoded in a genomic region of Mahella australiensis 50-1 BON:
- a CDS encoding carbohydrate ABC transporter permease, whose translation MSNYGEVNAAKGISSVIKSKQNKQFKLLIKDLLIYLLLIIGSVLFITPFLWMLSTSLKGEAGLFDIPPQWIPNPIKWGNYPEALQSIPFLKYTMNTVFITVVAMAGAIVSSSLVAYSFARLKWPGRDIWFIILLATMMLPGQVTMIPVFVMYKNLGWINTYAPLTVPYFFGSAFYIFLLRQFFRTIPMELSDSAKIDGCSEFRIYWKIILPLSKPALATVAIFTFMGVWNDFVGPLIYLNDTDKFTLALGLRSFQMQYGTRWNLMMAAAIVAALPTLIIFFLCQKYFIEGITLTGIKA comes from the coding sequence ATGAGTAATTATGGAGAAGTTAACGCTGCAAAAGGCATATCATCTGTGATTAAGAGCAAGCAGAATAAACAGTTTAAGCTTTTGATAAAGGACCTACTTATATATTTATTACTTATAATAGGTAGTGTATTATTTATTACGCCTTTTTTGTGGATGCTGTCAACATCATTGAAAGGGGAAGCGGGATTATTTGATATACCTCCTCAATGGATACCTAATCCGATAAAATGGGGAAATTATCCTGAGGCTTTACAATCGATTCCGTTTTTAAAATATACTATGAATACTGTTTTTATTACCGTGGTTGCAATGGCAGGTGCTATTGTATCATCTTCATTAGTGGCATATAGTTTTGCTCGACTTAAATGGCCGGGGCGGGATATATGGTTCATCATCCTATTAGCTACAATGATGTTGCCGGGGCAGGTTACTATGATTCCGGTGTTTGTAATGTATAAAAATCTTGGATGGATAAATACTTACGCCCCATTAACAGTACCTTACTTTTTCGGCAGTGCATTTTATATATTTTTATTAAGGCAGTTTTTCCGAACTATTCCTATGGAACTGTCGGATTCAGCTAAAATAGATGGCTGCTCAGAATTTAGAATATACTGGAAAATCATTTTGCCGCTTTCTAAGCCCGCTCTTGCTACTGTGGCTATTTTTACTTTTATGGGCGTGTGGAACGATTTTGTAGGACCGTTGATTTACCTTAATGATACGGATAAGTTTACTCTAGCGCTTGGTCTAAGATCTTTTCAGATGCAATATGGTACACGATGGAACTTGATGATGGCAGCAGCTATCGTAGCGGCATTACCTACACTAATAATTTTCTTCTTGTGTCAGAAGTATTTTATAGAAGGTATTACTCTAACGGGAATCAAAGCGTAA
- the spoIIIAA gene encoding stage III sporulation protein AA, which translates to MIIENEINKRYGWKESLLDFMPMNIRAMLNKIPSELSNKMEEIRMRVNKPLMLISANRDYMLDEAGHICSDPKQAYKVNKLDIDKTLQFMSEYSLYAIEEELRNGYITLAGGYRVGVVGKAVMAGSAIRTIKYISGLNVRIGRELIGVADRVMRFIIDSDAKPLHTLVVSPPQCGKTTLLRDIARQLSDGCSACIPRKVVIVDERSELAGSYMGIAQNDVGIRTDVLDACPKAAGIMMAIRAMSPDVIVTDEIGRQEDVYAIEEALNSGIIVVASAHGKDISDISNRPILKQLMDKRIFQRYVILGRSLGTGTVESIYDGYNSNALLTKPMR; encoded by the coding sequence ATGATTATAGAGAATGAGATAAACAAAAGGTACGGATGGAAAGAATCGCTCTTGGATTTTATGCCCATGAATATAAGGGCTATGTTGAACAAAATTCCATCGGAATTATCCAATAAGATGGAAGAAATCCGTATGCGCGTCAACAAACCACTAATGCTCATATCAGCAAATCGCGATTATATGTTAGACGAAGCCGGCCATATATGTAGCGATCCAAAACAGGCCTATAAGGTGAACAAATTGGATATAGACAAGACATTGCAATTCATGTCGGAGTATTCCCTGTATGCTATAGAAGAAGAACTGAGGAACGGGTATATCACGCTGGCCGGAGGATACAGAGTGGGTGTGGTTGGAAAGGCAGTGATGGCAGGCTCGGCTATCAGAACTATAAAATACATATCTGGGTTGAATGTAAGGATTGGTAGAGAATTAATAGGTGTAGCCGACAGGGTGATGCGGTTTATTATAGACAGCGATGCAAAGCCGTTGCATACGCTGGTAGTATCGCCGCCGCAGTGCGGAAAGACAACATTGTTGCGCGATATAGCCAGACAATTAAGCGATGGATGCAGCGCTTGTATCCCCAGGAAGGTGGTAATAGTGGATGAACGTTCTGAACTGGCCGGCAGTTATATGGGCATAGCACAAAACGACGTGGGCATAAGGACTGATGTTTTGGACGCTTGTCCAAAAGCCGCAGGCATAATGATGGCCATAAGGGCCATGTCACCGGATGTGATAGTGACCGATGAGATCGGCCGTCAGGAGGACGTGTATGCTATAGAGGAGGCCTTGAACTCCGGTATCATCGTAGTGGCTTCAGCTCACGGCAAAGATATAAGCGACATATCCAACCGCCCCATACTCAAGCAATTGATGGATAAGAGGATATTTCAACGCTATGTTATATTGGGAAGGAGCCTGGGTACAGGCACCGTCGAAAGTATATACGACGGATATAATAGCAACGCATTGCTGACGAAACCAATGAGGTGA
- the spoIIIAB gene encoding stage III sporulation protein SpoIIIAB gives MMLKLILSAVIVIASAMIGNIYSMKYAIRVTQLRRLQTALQMLETEVIYRYSPLPEAFKSVALSMKGEIQCIMEDTASMLADRKGYTIDHVWETALKHYAKSMALTSDDIGILLNLGKTLGSSDADNQIKYFELILNQLRQQEKYAEAEKAKNQKLYNNLGILGGLGIAILIL, from the coding sequence ATGATGCTCAAGCTTATACTATCAGCTGTCATAGTGATAGCGTCAGCTATGATAGGCAATATATACTCTATGAAATATGCTATTCGTGTGACGCAATTGAGGCGGCTGCAAACCGCTCTTCAAATGCTAGAAACCGAGGTAATATATAGATATTCACCTTTGCCGGAGGCTTTTAAGAGTGTAGCGTTATCTATGAAAGGTGAAATACAGTGCATAATGGAGGATACCGCCTCTATGTTGGCCGACCGCAAGGGTTATACTATAGACCACGTATGGGAAACGGCTCTGAAACATTATGCCAAGTCCATGGCGTTGACCAGCGATGATATAGGCATATTGCTTAATTTGGGCAAGACACTGGGTTCTTCCGATGCGGATAATCAGATTAAATATTTCGAGCTCATATTGAATCAGCTCAGGCAGCAGGAAAAATATGCCGAAGCTGAAAAAGCGAAAAACCAAAAACTATACAATAATCTTGGTATATTGGGTGGATTGGGTATAGCTATATTGATATTATAA
- the spoIIIAC gene encoding stage III sporulation protein AC produces the protein MSVNIDLIFKIATIGILVAILNRVLVQSGREEIAMMTTLAGLVIVLLMVIDLINQLFQTIKSIFQLY, from the coding sequence ATGAGCGTAAATATAGATCTCATATTTAAGATAGCCACCATAGGTATTCTGGTAGCAATATTGAATCGGGTATTGGTACAATCGGGCAGAGAAGAGATAGCCATGATGACCACGTTAGCGGGGCTTGTAATAGTTTTACTTATGGTTATAGATTTGATAAACCAGCTTTTTCAAACCATCAAATCCATATTTCAGTTGTATTAG
- the spoIIIAD gene encoding stage III sporulation protein AD, whose protein sequence is MDIVQIVSIGLVAAILAITLRQQRPEMALIISIAAGLVIFFMIAGKLSVAIQALNEIMRKAQLNNIYFTTVLKIIGIAYITEFGSQICKDAGEGSIASKIELAGKVLIMILALPIVLAVFDLISSVMQ, encoded by the coding sequence ATGGATATCGTTCAAATAGTGTCGATAGGGTTGGTAGCAGCTATATTGGCTATTACTTTGCGCCAGCAGCGCCCGGAGATGGCTCTAATAATAAGCATTGCCGCGGGTTTGGTAATTTTCTTTATGATAGCCGGAAAGCTGTCTGTAGCCATACAGGCTTTGAATGAGATCATGCGGAAAGCTCAGTTGAATAATATATACTTTACTACGGTGCTGAAGATCATCGGCATAGCGTATATAACCGAATTCGGCTCGCAAATATGCAAGGATGCCGGCGAGGGGTCCATCGCATCCAAGATAGAACTGGCCGGCAAGGTGCTTATAATGATCCTTGCTTTACCAATTGTATTAGCGGTATTTGATCTGATAAGCAGCGTGATGCAGTGA
- the spoIIIAE gene encoding stage III sporulation protein AE, with the protein MSRLMLIMYISIIIVSYMLIPVAYAAPDEEGAMPDDDLIQQQLDNLDISEIAKFYENFVSEDYPDIGALLKDMLRGRIPFDVWQIIKNLVSGLFKEVWQNIGLISNVLIIAIAAGILNQLQSSFDSKSAGEMAFYACYILIIMVVIQSFNQMMSYGQEALSNMVLFMQVFAPTMYTLLMASGAVSSSVMFQPLMALLVGMVGTFVKDVVLPLLFLSAILTLVNHISDKAPLGKLADLLKNICSWALKLTFIIFSAVVIIQGITAGSFDSVSFRTAKFAVDNFVPVVGRALSDSMATVVSYSALIKSAIGVIGLIILASICLFPAIKIAAVALVYKFAAALIEPIAQPRICQCLNSIGDILIMLFTLVFSVAVIFFIAIAMLIGINSPQAIL; encoded by the coding sequence ATGAGTAGATTGATGCTCATAATGTATATAAGCATAATAATCGTATCGTATATGTTGATTCCTGTTGCCTATGCTGCTCCTGATGAGGAAGGAGCAATGCCAGATGATGATTTAATACAACAGCAACTCGACAATTTGGACATTTCGGAAATAGCCAAATTTTATGAGAATTTTGTGAGCGAAGATTATCCAGATATCGGCGCATTGCTGAAGGACATGCTGAGAGGGCGTATACCGTTCGATGTATGGCAGATCATAAAAAACCTTGTTAGCGGTTTATTTAAGGAAGTGTGGCAGAATATAGGACTTATATCTAATGTGCTGATCATCGCTATAGCAGCCGGTATACTCAATCAGCTTCAGAGCTCTTTTGATAGCAAATCGGCTGGTGAAATGGCCTTTTATGCCTGTTATATATTGATAATAATGGTGGTTATACAAAGCTTCAATCAAATGATGAGTTATGGGCAAGAGGCCTTGTCCAATATGGTTTTGTTTATGCAGGTATTTGCGCCGACTATGTATACATTACTAATGGCATCAGGAGCCGTGAGCAGCTCAGTCATGTTTCAGCCGTTGATGGCGTTGCTGGTGGGTATGGTGGGTACTTTTGTAAAGGATGTGGTGCTACCGCTGCTGTTTTTATCAGCTATACTCACTCTGGTAAACCATATATCGGACAAGGCCCCGCTGGGCAAATTGGCGGATTTATTGAAGAATATATGCTCATGGGCGCTTAAACTGACTTTTATTATATTTTCAGCTGTCGTCATAATTCAAGGCATAACGGCGGGCAGTTTTGACAGCGTCTCCTTTAGGACGGCCAAATTTGCCGTAGACAATTTTGTACCGGTAGTAGGCCGAGCTCTTTCAGATTCAATGGCTACCGTGGTCAGCTATAGCGCATTGATTAAAAGTGCCATAGGTGTGATAGGGCTTATTATCCTTGCATCCATATGCTTGTTTCCAGCTATAAAGATCGCAGCCGTAGCACTTGTTTATAAATTTGCGGCCGCTCTTATTGAGCCTATCGCGCAACCGCGCATATGTCAATGCCTCAATAGCATAGGCGATATACTGATAATGTTGTTTACGCTGGTATTTTCGGTGGCAGTGATATTTTTTATAGCTATAGCAATGCTTATAGGTATAAACAGCCCACAGGCTATACTATAG
- the spoIIIAF gene encoding stage III sporulation protein AF — translation MVIQWLKSWISAIVSIVLITTFMEIVLPDSQVRKYIQFIIGIVIMLTILSPIIKLLGHGDELVNNINNMSFDMQRADLKQSQQLVKEQQSKSAVELYKKRLQQGIKQQVDALGYGEAARVDIAIDEDEDSETFGSIQSMHIYVKQKKGGIEPVEPVNIDISGKREETVQVVSLPYAQNIKTTLATYYQISPDDIAVSAISDLP, via the coding sequence GTGGTTATTCAGTGGTTGAAATCATGGATAAGCGCTATAGTTTCTATAGTGCTCATAACTACCTTCATGGAAATAGTATTACCGGACAGCCAAGTCCGGAAATATATACAGTTCATTATAGGCATTGTAATAATGCTGACCATACTATCGCCGATTATAAAGCTTTTAGGACATGGCGATGAGCTGGTAAACAACATAAACAATATGAGTTTCGATATGCAGCGTGCCGATTTAAAACAATCTCAACAGCTAGTAAAGGAGCAGCAGTCAAAGTCGGCCGTAGAGCTTTATAAAAAACGCTTGCAACAGGGCATAAAGCAGCAGGTCGATGCTTTAGGATATGGAGAAGCAGCAAGGGTAGATATAGCGATAGATGAGGATGAAGATAGCGAAACATTTGGCAGTATCCAATCTATGCATATATATGTAAAGCAAAAGAAAGGCGGCATTGAACCTGTAGAGCCGGTGAATATAGATATATCCGGTAAACGTGAAGAAACGGTGCAAGTCGTTTCACTGCCATATGCTCAGAACATAAAAACGACTCTTGCAACCTACTATCAGATTTCGCCGGATGACATCGCTGTATCAGCTATCAGTGATTTGCCTTAG
- a CDS encoding stage III sporulation protein AG: protein MDIFSKAKEYYSRIKNIKNIEIWLTVLIMAVVISLAVSEFSKPPADAGLPNDTENDMPSATISPDDGEALETKLADILSKVDGVGSVSVMITFESEGEKVPATDVQRSTKTTEEKDNQGGDRTIIEETDDSKHVILNQQGASQPMIIKELAPKIRGVIVVAEGAEDVAVQADVSHAVQTVLDVPAHKVTVFAMKKQNKD, encoded by the coding sequence ATGGACATTTTTTCTAAAGCTAAAGAATACTATAGTCGCATAAAGAATATAAAGAATATAGAAATATGGTTGACTGTATTGATTATGGCCGTTGTGATAAGTTTAGCCGTGTCGGAATTCTCAAAGCCACCTGCTGATGCTGGTTTGCCTAATGATACCGAAAATGATATGCCGTCGGCAACGATAAGTCCTGATGATGGCGAAGCTCTAGAGACAAAGCTGGCCGATATATTGTCCAAGGTTGACGGGGTGGGATCGGTATCGGTCATGATAACCTTTGAGTCAGAGGGCGAGAAAGTACCGGCGACGGATGTGCAGCGCAGTACAAAAACGACTGAGGAGAAAGATAATCAAGGGGGTGATCGTACTATTATAGAAGAAACCGATGATTCCAAACACGTAATATTAAATCAACAAGGGGCCAGCCAACCGATGATTATAAAAGAATTGGCTCCAAAGATACGGGGGGTTATAGTAGTGGCAGAAGGTGCTGAGGATGTGGCTGTGCAAGCTGATGTATCCCATGCGGTACAAACCGTGTTGGACGTACCTGCACATAAAGTAACAGTATTTGCTATGAAAAAACAGAATAAAGATTGA
- a CDS encoding SpoIIIAH-like family protein, which produces MVILRRRTIVIVSLVALLFLTGYLNYYYDQQLNNRGVVQTNGSDKADDAKPADTDKDIQPPSTSPKSNDIEVEDVPTSASSLEQQAMTSSTSAATFFIEYRLEREKVRSQEIDTLKEILTNADMDKESKAEAEQTLSELIKTNETEMAIENLLKAKGFKDALAFVHEDSTNIIVSAPSKLTPADVAKIQDVVMQRTNQPAEKIKIIERK; this is translated from the coding sequence ATGGTAATATTGAGGAGAAGGACTATTGTTATAGTGTCGCTGGTGGCTTTGCTATTCCTAACCGGTTATCTGAATTATTATTATGACCAGCAATTGAATAATAGGGGTGTGGTGCAGACGAATGGCAGCGATAAAGCGGACGATGCAAAACCTGCTGATACAGACAAGGATATTCAACCGCCATCTACATCTCCAAAAAGCAACGATATAGAGGTTGAAGACGTGCCGACATCTGCTTCGTCGCTGGAGCAACAAGCTATGACTTCGAGCACCTCGGCGGCCACATTCTTTATCGAGTACCGATTAGAACGAGAGAAGGTAAGGAGTCAGGAGATAGATACGCTAAAAGAGATACTCACCAATGCCGATATGGATAAGGAATCGAAGGCTGAGGCCGAACAGACGCTGTCTGAGCTTATAAAAACCAATGAAACGGAAATGGCTATAGAAAACTTGCTAAAAGCCAAGGGATTTAAAGATGCTTTAGCTTTTGTTCATGAAGATTCCACCAATATTATAGTATCGGCACCCAGTAAGTTAACACCTGCTGATGTTGCTAAGATACAGGATGTAGTCATGCAAAGGACAAATCAGCCTGCTGAAAAAATTAAAATTATAGAGCGAAAATAA
- a CDS encoding Asp23/Gls24 family envelope stress response protein — protein sequence MADVDNEKMQGNDVQTAGNIRIADEVVAAIAGVAAAKVEKVTDMSGGLASDIAGILGRKNPAKGVKVQVGDKETSIDIAIIVDYGARIPDVAWKIQENVKSAVEYMTGLKVTAVNVHVQGVNFPKPEETGSSEEAEE from the coding sequence ATGGCTGATGTAGATAATGAGAAGATGCAAGGTAATGATGTCCAGACAGCAGGCAATATTCGTATTGCAGACGAAGTAGTTGCTGCTATAGCTGGCGTGGCCGCTGCCAAGGTGGAGAAGGTTACCGATATGAGCGGAGGTTTAGCCAGCGATATAGCGGGCATACTTGGCAGAAAGAATCCTGCTAAAGGCGTGAAGGTTCAGGTCGGTGATAAAGAAACTAGCATAGATATAGCTATAATTGTCGATTATGGGGCAAGAATACCGGATGTGGCATGGAAGATCCAAGAGAACGTCAAAAGTGCTGTAGAGTATATGACAGGATTGAAGGTAACGGCTGTAAATGTGCATGTGCAAGGCGTTAATTTCCCCAAACCAGAGGAAACGGGTTCTTCTGAAGAAGCTGAAGAATAA
- the amaP gene encoding alkaline shock response membrane anchor protein AmaP: MRILDRILLAIYTILVIIISVIAIAVALRWIPADTVYMYIRSVYDNMQVAIAVLIVGLLFLVISLELLLSGSRRSSPRGAMLKSDGTGSVMLSVNAIDSMVQRSARMIEGIKDIKSSVSVDPEGTRIMLSVQVEQDVNIPELTDNLQNQVKEYVEKYGGIKIKAITVRVDSISPTTRYKTE; this comes from the coding sequence ATGCGTATTTTAGATAGAATACTTTTAGCTATATATACTATATTGGTAATCATCATCTCTGTTATAGCCATAGCGGTTGCGTTGCGTTGGATACCGGCAGATACGGTTTATATGTACATACGGAGCGTGTACGATAATATGCAAGTGGCCATAGCGGTTTTGATAGTAGGGTTGCTGTTCCTGGTTATAAGTCTGGAGTTGTTGCTGTCAGGCTCGCGCCGCAGCTCACCGCGTGGAGCAATGCTTAAATCGGACGGCACCGGCAGCGTCATGCTGTCCGTAAATGCTATAGATAGTATGGTCCAGCGTTCTGCCAGGATGATCGAGGGTATTAAGGATATAAAGAGTTCGGTGTCCGTTGATCCTGAGGGTACCCGGATAATGTTGAGCGTACAAGTGGAGCAGGATGTAAATATTCCGGAGTTGACCGATAATCTTCAAAATCAAGTCAAAGAATATGTGGAGAAATATGGCGGGATAAAAATAAAAGCTATAACGGTTAGGGTGGACAGCATATCGCCGACAACGCGTTACAAGACGGAGTGA
- a CDS encoding DUF2273 domain-containing protein, with protein MKLLVYIFDKYRGKAVGATIGFIFSLLVLIIGLWRTLFILLCIGVGYYIGNKFDKGESFLEFLDKILPRGMR; from the coding sequence ATGAAATTGTTGGTATATATTTTCGACAAATATAGGGGTAAAGCGGTTGGTGCAACGATAGGGTTTATATTCAGCCTGCTTGTTCTTATAATAGGCTTATGGAGGACCCTGTTTATATTGCTGTGTATTGGAGTGGGGTATTATATAGGCAACAAATTCGATAAGGGAGAAAGCTTCTTAGAATTTTTGGACAAGATATTACCTAGGGGTATGCGATAA
- the nusB gene encoding transcription antitermination factor NusB yields the protein MSRRQARQDAVCLMYEIDMQDGDSDDILERFFNTHALNEADAKYIDEIVKLALEHRDDIDRGIEQSCGRKIEYLAKMDLAILRIAAAEMLYMPSVPHRVSIDEAVELAKRYGDDMSPTFINGVLAGLMKQLTKA from the coding sequence ATGAGCAGAAGGCAGGCCAGACAGGATGCGGTTTGTTTAATGTATGAGATAGATATGCAAGACGGCGACTCTGATGATATATTGGAACGCTTTTTTAACACGCATGCGTTAAATGAAGCTGATGCTAAATATATCGATGAAATCGTAAAACTTGCTCTTGAACATAGGGATGACATAGATAGGGGTATAGAACAGAGCTGCGGCAGAAAGATCGAATACCTTGCAAAAATGGATCTGGCTATATTGAGGATAGCAGCGGCCGAGATGTTATATATGCCGTCAGTACCACATAGGGTCTCTATAGACGAGGCGGTGGAATTGGCCAAGCGTTATGGGGATGATATGTCGCCTACTTTTATCAACGGCGTGCTGGCTGGCTTGATGAAACAGCTCACTAAAGCATGA